The Actinomycetota bacterium genome window below encodes:
- a CDS encoding response regulator transcription factor → MLDIEVSRRAFEQRAWVKAWEALAKADAATALDAATLEQLARTAYMLGRDDDYLSGLERAHHAHLKDGDVAAAARCAWWIGHHLLFRGRAGPAAGWFARGQRLLDSSGLDCVEVGWLKLPDVIKDLSRGRDAEAAATAAATAEIAERFGDQDLRALAVMERGRALVGAGDREQGLELLDEAMVGVTTGDLSPLVAGIVYCNTLAFLARIFELARAREWTAALTAWCDAQPEMIAHNGPCRVHRAEIMTLEGAWSDALDELRDLEQHYTAGVLNERAQGDAAYRKGELHRLRGELGAAETAYADAARLGRDPLPGLALLRLRQGDLRAGVSAIERALAETTSPLERAPLLAAQVELALADADVGPAREAAYELEQIASAGTSRALMATARDAAGQVALAEGDAAAALRNLRPAWYAWQGFGATYPAAWTRVHIGLACQALGDHEAASQAFESARDVFRQLGAAWDQGRVESLLSPGHGKSSSHGLTARELEVLGLVATGSTNREVAATLFISEKTVERHVSNIFTKLGVPNRASAGAYAHDHGLL, encoded by the coding sequence ATGCTTGACATCGAGGTGAGCCGCCGCGCGTTCGAGCAACGGGCCTGGGTCAAAGCCTGGGAGGCCCTCGCAAAGGCAGATGCGGCTACGGCGCTCGATGCCGCCACTCTGGAGCAACTTGCCCGGACGGCCTACATGCTGGGTCGGGACGACGACTACTTGTCGGGCCTCGAACGCGCACATCATGCGCATCTGAAGGATGGCGACGTCGCGGCGGCCGCCCGCTGCGCCTGGTGGATCGGCCATCACCTGCTGTTCCGCGGCCGAGCCGGACCGGCCGCCGGGTGGTTCGCCCGGGGGCAACGGCTCCTCGACTCGAGTGGCCTCGATTGCGTGGAGGTCGGGTGGCTGAAGCTCCCCGATGTCATCAAGGACCTGTCGCGCGGACGTGACGCCGAGGCCGCAGCCACGGCAGCGGCCACCGCCGAGATCGCCGAGCGGTTCGGGGACCAGGACCTGCGCGCGCTTGCCGTGATGGAACGGGGCCGGGCACTGGTGGGAGCAGGCGACCGGGAGCAGGGCCTCGAGCTCCTCGACGAGGCCATGGTCGGTGTAACCACGGGCGACCTTTCACCCCTCGTGGCGGGGATCGTCTACTGCAACACGCTCGCGTTCCTCGCCCGCATCTTCGAGCTAGCCCGTGCGCGGGAGTGGACGGCAGCGCTCACCGCGTGGTGCGACGCCCAGCCCGAGATGATCGCCCACAACGGTCCGTGTCGCGTTCACCGAGCCGAGATCATGACGCTGGAAGGCGCCTGGAGCGATGCTCTCGACGAGCTGCGGGACCTGGAGCAGCACTACACCGCCGGGGTGCTCAACGAGCGCGCGCAAGGAGACGCGGCCTACCGGAAGGGGGAGCTTCACCGCCTACGGGGCGAGCTCGGTGCAGCGGAGACCGCGTACGCAGACGCCGCCCGGCTGGGTCGCGACCCGCTTCCCGGACTTGCCTTGCTCCGGCTCCGGCAGGGGGACCTGCGTGCCGGGGTGTCGGCCATCGAGCGGGCACTGGCCGAGACGACCTCACCACTCGAGCGGGCTCCGCTGTTGGCCGCCCAGGTCGAGCTCGCACTGGCGGACGCCGACGTCGGCCCGGCTCGCGAGGCGGCGTACGAGCTCGAGCAGATCGCCTCCGCCGGAACCAGCCGGGCCCTCATGGCCACCGCGCGGGACGCTGCCGGCCAGGTCGCGCTGGCCGAAGGTGATGCAGCTGCAGCTCTGCGCAACCTCCGTCCCGCCTGGTACGCCTGGCAGGGTTTCGGGGCGACCTACCCGGCGGCATGGACCCGCGTCCACATCGGCCTTGCCTGCCAAGCTCTGGGTGACCACGAGGCGGCGTCGCAGGCGTTCGAGTCGGCCAGGGACGTCTTCCGACAGCTGGGCGCCGCTTGGGACCAGGGAAGGGTCGAGTCGCTGCTGTCGCCGGGGCACGGCAAATCGTCGTCGCATGGCCTCACGGCACGCGAGCTCGAGGTCCTCGGCCTGGTTGCCACGGGTAGCACGAACCGTGAGGTGGCCGCGACGCTGTTCATCAGCGAGAAGACCGTCGAACGGCACGTCAGCAACATCTTCACCAAGCTGGGGGTCCCCAACCGGGCGAGCGCCGGCGCGTACGCCCACGACCACGGCCTGCTCTGA
- a CDS encoding nuclear transport factor 2 family protein — translation MPSNIELVQQIYAAIGRGDIGTVTAMMTNDVEIHVPGPDVIPFTGTFRGADGVGQFFQSIGANCDVVALQPTEFVADDDHVVVVGSETLTAKPTGRSWSTEWAMVWTILEGKVSCLREFHQTHAIAAAFE, via the coding sequence ATGCCATCGAACATCGAACTCGTGCAGCAGATCTACGCCGCCATCGGTCGCGGCGACATCGGCACCGTGACCGCCATGATGACCAACGACGTCGAGATCCATGTCCCAGGCCCCGACGTGATCCCCTTCACGGGCACCTTCCGCGGCGCGGACGGTGTCGGGCAGTTCTTCCAGTCCATCGGCGCCAACTGTGACGTGGTCGCGCTTCAGCCCACCGAGTTCGTTGCCGATGACGATCACGTCGTGGTGGTTGGCAGCGAGACCCTGACGGCGAAACCGACGGGCCGCTCGTGGTCCACCGAGTGGGCGATGGTCTGGACGATCCTCGAAGGCAAGGTCTCGTGCCTTCGCGAGTTCCACCAGACCCACGCCATCGCTGCTGCGTTCGAATGA
- a CDS encoding type II toxin-antitoxin system VapC family toxin has protein sequence MIVVDASVLANAIGDDEADGQLARDAIGQGGGASAPDLVDVETVAVLRKRWLAGTLPARRFASAVRDLEDLALDRYPSLRLMWRAYELRDNVTPYDAAYVALAEALDCPLVTADARLAKAPGIRCEVELVTAPG, from the coding sequence GTGATCGTGGTCGATGCGTCCGTGCTAGCGAACGCGATCGGGGATGACGAGGCCGACGGACAACTGGCCCGCGACGCGATCGGTCAGGGTGGGGGTGCGAGCGCTCCCGATCTGGTCGATGTTGAGACGGTGGCGGTGCTGCGCAAGCGCTGGCTGGCCGGAACGCTGCCAGCACGGCGGTTCGCCTCGGCAGTGCGTGACCTCGAGGACCTGGCGCTCGACCGGTACCCGAGCCTGCGGCTGATGTGGCGCGCCTACGAGCTGCGTGACAACGTGACCCCCTACGACGCTGCGTACGTGGCGCTAGCCGAGGCGCTGGACTGCCCGCTGGTGACCGCGGATGCTCGTCTGGCCAAGGCACCGGGTATCCGGTGCGAGGTTGAGCTGGTCACGGCTCCGGGATGA
- a CDS encoding SDR family NAD(P)-dependent oxidoreductase encodes MDAWVLVTGAASGMGRVVAERHLAAGRTVVGLDLNPAGLEELAQAHPRLRPFEVDVSDTRAVEKVVTEAVTELGAPALVYTAAGIGHTGRISETPAERTLALMNVNYGGTVNTIAAVLPALMETGSGRLVVFASLAGWVPARSTGPYSATKAAVVRYAEILRYELRGTGVELTCVCPPAVDTPLLADMPAAHEGLKYVPALRPEEVVDAIDQAVAKGRFWVFPGRGTALMSRFRRHFPRTLWRLLDHLLPNA; translated from the coding sequence ATGGACGCGTGGGTGCTCGTGACGGGGGCGGCCAGCGGTATGGGGCGGGTCGTCGCCGAGCGACACCTCGCGGCGGGGCGGACCGTCGTCGGACTCGACCTCAACCCGGCGGGGCTCGAGGAGCTCGCCCAGGCGCACCCGCGCCTGCGCCCGTTCGAGGTGGACGTGTCCGACACGCGCGCCGTCGAGAAGGTCGTCACCGAGGCGGTGACCGAGCTAGGCGCACCGGCGCTGGTCTACACCGCCGCTGGGATCGGCCACACCGGGCGCATCTCCGAGACGCCGGCCGAGCGCACGCTCGCGCTGATGAACGTCAACTACGGGGGGACCGTCAACACGATCGCCGCGGTGCTCCCCGCGCTCATGGAGACAGGGTCAGGACGGCTGGTCGTGTTCGCCTCGCTGGCCGGTTGGGTGCCGGCGAGGAGCACCGGCCCCTACTCCGCGACCAAGGCGGCGGTGGTCCGTTACGCTGAGATACTGCGCTACGAGCTGCGGGGGACCGGCGTCGAGCTGACGTGTGTGTGCCCTCCAGCCGTCGATACGCCGTTGCTGGCCGACATGCCTGCGGCGCACGAGGGCCTCAAGTACGTGCCGGCGCTGAGACCCGAGGAGGTCGTCGATGCGATCGACCAGGCGGTCGCCAAGGGACGCTTCTGGGTCTTCCCGGGGCGGGGGACCGCCCTGATGTCGCGCTTCCGCCGTCACTTCCCCCGGACGCTGTGGCGGCTGCTCGACCACCTGCTCCCGAACGCCTGA
- a CDS encoding amidohydrolase family protein: protein MTEVIDAWIQPWTTEVVAGIPERNWELARAYGNAGRLMAGITIEKMIAEMDAAGVGRALCSAGPLVANDVVLEAVKAHPDRLVGVASVDPWGLGGVMGAVRELRRLVEDHGFKGLKLEPFINDRVLTEPRWYPLYAACVDLGITLQTQVGNTGPPTYPSETGRPLYVDRIAVEFPDLRIVAGHIGWPWTDEMIAIASKHLNVWIDTSAYPPKRYPPSFVHYLRTWGRSKVIWASDWPILDFDRALAGIDDLDLADEVRRAFLHDNAVAAFALEDRA from the coding sequence GTGACTGAGGTCATCGACGCCTGGATCCAGCCCTGGACCACAGAGGTCGTGGCGGGCATCCCTGAGCGCAACTGGGAGCTGGCACGGGCCTACGGCAACGCCGGTCGGCTCATGGCCGGCATCACGATCGAGAAGATGATCGCGGAGATGGACGCGGCCGGGGTGGGTCGAGCCCTGTGCTCTGCGGGGCCGCTCGTCGCCAACGACGTCGTGCTCGAGGCGGTGAAGGCCCACCCCGATCGGCTCGTCGGCGTGGCCAGCGTCGACCCGTGGGGCCTCGGCGGGGTCATGGGGGCGGTGCGCGAGTTGCGTCGCCTCGTGGAGGACCACGGCTTCAAGGGCCTCAAGCTCGAACCGTTCATCAACGACCGCGTCCTGACCGAGCCGCGCTGGTACCCGCTGTACGCGGCCTGCGTCGACCTCGGCATCACGCTGCAGACGCAGGTCGGCAACACCGGCCCGCCGACCTACCCGTCCGAGACCGGAAGGCCGCTGTACGTCGACCGCATCGCGGTGGAGTTCCCGGACCTGCGCATCGTGGCGGGCCACATCGGCTGGCCCTGGACCGACGAGATGATCGCCATCGCGTCGAAACATCTCAACGTGTGGATCGACACCAGCGCCTACCCGCCGAAGCGCTACCCGCCGTCGTTCGTTCACTACCTGCGGACGTGGGGGAGGAGCAAGGTCATCTGGGCGAGCGACTGGCCCATTCTCGACTTCGACCGCGCCCTGGCCGGGATCGACGACCTCGACCTGGCGGACGAGGTGCGTCGCGCGTTCCTGCACGACAACGCGGTCGCGGCGTTCGCGCTCGAGGACCGCGCGTGA
- a CDS encoding acyl-CoA dehydrogenase family protein: protein MLELRREMDELDIERHAVTFYRELCDRGWVGLAFPEPWGRGATVTERMIIHEELDAAALPLWGMETSEAIGWMLVRSGPPELAEIHLPRILDGSWQYSGAYSEPQAGSDLLALSTRAERRGEVYVVNGAKLWTSSAHLADWIFAIVRTDPASRRHHGLSMLLIDTASPGVDVQPVRVMGGWRVNAVFFEDVEVPVGNLVGQEHEGWSVLATALNEERSMSFGGREARLFLTRVLHRFAGHTDELAPRDLEAIGRLATELEVDRLLNLRVAAMAERGLPPAAESSMSKVFGSELAQDVAAWLTDLFGTSAQVPDAADTLVADAELFQHTATVLTIIGGTSEVQRNIVATQGLGLPKGF, encoded by the coding sequence GTGCTCGAGCTGCGTCGGGAGATGGACGAGCTCGACATCGAGCGACACGCCGTCACCTTCTACCGCGAGCTGTGCGACCGCGGCTGGGTGGGTCTGGCGTTCCCGGAACCGTGGGGTCGGGGCGCGACCGTCACCGAGCGGATGATCATCCACGAGGAGCTCGACGCGGCCGCGCTGCCGCTTTGGGGCATGGAGACCAGCGAGGCCATCGGCTGGATGCTGGTGCGAAGCGGCCCGCCCGAGCTGGCCGAGATCCACCTTCCCCGCATCCTCGATGGCTCGTGGCAGTACTCCGGCGCCTACAGCGAACCCCAGGCCGGCAGCGACCTGCTGGCGCTCTCGACGCGGGCCGAGCGACGGGGTGAGGTCTACGTCGTCAACGGCGCCAAGCTGTGGACGTCGTCGGCGCACCTCGCCGACTGGATCTTCGCCATCGTCCGCACCGATCCCGCTTCGAGGCGACACCACGGGCTGTCGATGCTGCTGATCGACACGGCCTCTCCGGGTGTGGACGTCCAGCCGGTGCGGGTCATGGGCGGCTGGCGCGTGAACGCGGTGTTCTTCGAGGATGTCGAGGTGCCGGTGGGCAACCTCGTGGGCCAGGAGCACGAGGGCTGGTCGGTGCTCGCCACGGCACTGAACGAGGAGCGCTCGATGAGCTTCGGGGGGCGCGAGGCACGCCTGTTCCTCACGCGTGTGCTGCACCGCTTCGCCGGGCACACCGACGAGCTCGCGCCCCGCGACCTCGAGGCCATCGGCCGTCTCGCGACCGAGCTGGAGGTCGACCGGCTGCTGAACCTCCGCGTCGCCGCGATGGCCGAGCGCGGGCTTCCGCCGGCCGCCGAGTCATCGATGAGCAAGGTGTTCGGCTCCGAGTTGGCCCAGGACGTGGCGGCGTGGCTGACGGATCTGTTCGGGACGTCGGCGCAGGTGCCGGACGCGGCCGACACGCTCGTGGCCGACGCGGAGCTGTTCCAGCACACGGCGACCGTGTTGACGATCATCGGCGGGACCAGCGAGGTCCAGCGCAACATCGTCGCGACGCAGGGCCTCGGCCTGCCCAAGGGGTTCTGA